The Gavia stellata isolate bGavSte3 chromosome 26, bGavSte3.hap2, whole genome shotgun sequence genome has a window encoding:
- the SC5D gene encoding lathosterol oxidase, with translation MDLVLDAADRHLLTPYVYPAGWPEGEPCRQLLSLFVITNLGALALYLLFGTLSYYFIFDHQLKKHPQFLENQVRREITYALRSLPWISVPTVALFFAEVRGYSKLYDNIEDSPYGWSGVFLSMLSFLFFTDMGIYWIHRALHHKLLYKRFHKPHHLWKIATPFASHAFHPVDGFMQSLPYHVYPFLFPLHKVTYLGLYIFVNVWTISIHDGDYRVPRLLRHIINGSAHHTDHHLYFDYNYGQYFTLWDKIGGSYKSPTAFEGKGPHDYLRKLREKGPGVPNGPLATKTE, from the exons ATGGATCTGGTCCTGGACGCTGCCGACCGGCACCTCCTCACACCCTACGTGTACCCCGCCGGCTGGCCCGAAGGCGAGCCCTGCCGCCAGCTCCTCAGCCTCTTCGTCATCACCAACCTGGGGGCACTCGCCCTCTACCTGCTCTTCGGCACCCTCAGCTACTACTTCATCTTTGACCACCAACTCAAGAAACATCCCCAGTTCCTAGAG AACCAGGTGCGTCGGGAGATCACCTATGCGCTGCGCTCCCTCCCCTGGATCAGTGTGCCCACCGTCGCCCTGTTCTTCGCCGAGGTGCGGGGCTACAGCAAGCTCTACGACAACATCGAGGACTCCCCATACG GCTGGTCGGGCGTCTTCCTCAGCATGCtgtccttcctcttcttcaccGACATGGGCATCTACTGGATACACCGCGCTCTCCACCACAAACTGCTCTATAAG cgCTTCCACAAGCCTCACCACCTCTGGAAGATCGCGACGCCCTTTGCCAGCCACGCCTTCCACCCTGTCGACGGCTTCATGCAGAGCCTGCCCTACCACGTCTAccccttcctctttcccctgcACAAAGTCACCTACTTGGGACTTTACATCTTCGTCAACGTCTGGACCATCTCCATTCACGACGGCGACTACCGTGTCCCCCGCCTCTTGCGGCACATCATCAATGGATCGGCCCACCACACCGACCACCACTTGTACTTCGACTACAACTATGGGCAGTACTTCACACTCTGGGACAAGATCGGCGGCTCCTACAAGAGCCCCACGGCCTTCGAGGGCAAAGGCCCCCACGACTACTTGCGCAAGCTCCGAGAGAAAGGCCCGGGGGTGCCCAACGGCCCCCTGGCCACCAAGACTGAGTAG
- the TECTA gene encoding alpha-tectorin — MNKRLFLGTWVALLVITAWQQAHAMASLYPFWQNDTRTPKVDDGSSPEIKISVPFIFFGAPYRSVYVNNNGVISFNALVSQFTPEAFPLTDGRAFVAPFWADVHNGIRGEIYYRESTDPQLLRRASKDIRKHFKDMSSFSAIWIFIVTWEEVTFYGGSSTTPVNTFQAVLITDGVSSFAIFNYHEISWTTGTASGGDPLTGLGGVMAQAGFNGGNITNFFSIPGSRTPDIVNIEETTNVNIPGRWAFKIDGREIDPANGCSLRGQFLRQGEIFWDNANCTTKCRCLDFKNEIFCQAMACGPFEVCEPKTKFFQCVPVESSTCVVFGDPHYHTFDGFLFHFQGSCSYLLARQCWPGSQLPYFNVEAKNENRGGSSVSWLRDIFVEVYSHKIVLPKGSFGKAKVDDLVVSLPISLELGAIKIYQSGLSTALETDFGLLVTYDGQHYASVSVPGTYINATCGLCGNYNKDPEDDTLRSDGRLAVSVPDLGESWRVPHPERKCSPGCLDNCSLCDATTESLYFTSEYCGFINKSGGPLWECSTVMDPTAFIHSCVYDLCSARDNGTGLCQAIQAYAAVCQALGISVGEWRAQMGCATAVRCPELSHYSVCASSCPATCSDLTAPLACSSPCTEGCECNEGHVLSTDRCVPIQKCGCDVDGRYYAIGESFWAVADCTVECECEDGGEARCFNTTCPEGEVCTIENGYRGCYPKRESLCLVGQNQVLQTFDGVTFPYPVEHSYTLLKTCPERQDFIEVDISQKKPGSTAHGPRVVRIQVVGQEVKIGGASLSEIKVNGYDVELPYFHPSGSLEIYRSDNSTVMESEGLLAISYYDSGLLEIRLSTAYFNCTGGLCGFFNGNASDEFCLPKGKCTDNLELFLESWTTFDEICNGECGDLLKACNNNSELLKSYRSRSNCGIINDPTNSSFLECHGVVNVSAYYRTCLFRLCQSGGNRSELCDSVARYAGACKNAEVDVGQWRSHSFCPLACPENSHFEECMSCVETCEMLATGPVCADTCAEGCQCDEGFALHGTRCVPRGECGCNFEGRQLATNQTFWMDIACHFLCYCNGSDNSVYCENVSCKDDEYCLEENGLYYCHVRTDASCIVSGYGHYLTFDGYSFDFQSSCALVLCTTIARSRAERSDTFPAFTVTAKNEDRDTSLALWVKQVEVEVFNYNIVIHRAYKYTVLINDERLYLPLKLGQGKVNIFAFGFHIVVETDFGLKVVYDWKTFLSITIPRSFQNLTYGLCGRYNGNPEDDLVAAGGAPAASVTDFIQSWAKQDAFCRVGCGDRCPACGKVEGFWKPQQLCSLIPSQSGVFAKCHSKISPGFFYKNCLFDTCVDGGAMQTACSWLQNYASTCQTQGIAITGWRNFTSCSVSCPPNSHYESCVSLCQPRCAAIRLKSDCSHYCVEGCQCDPGYVLNGKSCILPHNCGCYSDGKYYEPKQLFWNGDCTRRCRCFRRNLIQCDPRHCKSDEECALRNGIRGCFSTRSSFCLAAGGGVFRTFDGAFLRFPANCAFVLSTICQKLPDFSFQLIINFDKWSSPNLTIISPVYFYINEEQILISDRNTVKVNGSHVNIPFVTGLSTKIFSQEGFLVIDSSPDIQIRYNGFNIIKITIGERLQNKVCGLCGNFNGDQTDDYATLRGKLAVSSVVLAQSWKTNGMQKSCNELQYSQYAASCDNVQIQELQSDSYCLKLTDMKGFFQPCYGLLDPLPFYESCFLDGCYNHKKVQLCGSLAAYGEACRTFGILGTEWIEKENCSGVVEDPCVGADCPNRSCELDNGGELCGCIEPPPYGNTTHDIIDAEVTCKAAQMEVSISKCKLFQLGFEREGVRVNDRHCPGIEGEDFISFQINNTKGNCGNMVQSNSTHIVYKNTVWIESANNTGNIITRDRTINVEFSCAYELDIKISLDSVVRPMLSVINLTVPTQEGSFTTKMALYKNSSYKHPYRQGEVVLTTRDVLYVGVFVVGADSNHLILMLNKCYATPSRDSNDKLRYFIIEGGCQNMKDNTIGIEENGVSLTCRFHVTVFKFIGDYDEVHLHCAVSLCDSEKYSCKINCPQHTRMASAFAKEPKEQIISVGPIRRKRSDWCEDNGGCEQICTSQADGPLCSCVTGTLQRDGKSCRASSSSGEHRARATLLVVAQLWLWLCTAPRDLTS; from the exons GTCAACAACAATGGCGTGATTTCCTTCAATGCGCTCGTCAGCCAGTTCACGCCGGAAGCCTTCCCCCTGACAGATGGCCGGGCCTTCGTCGCGCCCTTCTGGGCGGACGTGCACAATGGTATCCGGGGAGAAATCTACTACAGGGAGAGCACGGACCCCCAGCTGCTGAGGAGAGCCTCCAAAGACATCCGCAAGCACTTCAAAGACATGTCCTCTTTCTCTGCCATCTGGATCTTCATCGTCACCTGGGAGGAAGTCACTTTCTACGGAGGAAGCAGCACGACTCCG GTGAACACTTTCCAAGCTGTCCTGATCACAGACGGAGTGTCATCTTTTGCCATATTTAATTACCACGAAATCAGCTGGACCACGGGGACAGCCAGCGGAGGCGACCCCCTGACCGGTCTCGGCGGGGTGATGGCCCAG GCTGGCTTCAATGGCGGAAATATCACCAACTTCTTTAGCATCCCAGGCTCCAGAACCCCAGACATAGTCAATATCGAAGAAACGACCAATGTTAACATCCCTGGGCGCTGGGCTTTCAAAATAGATGGCAGAGAAATAGATCCGGCTAACGGCTGCAGCCTGAGAG GACAGTTTCTCCGTCAAGGGGAGATATTCTGGGACAACGCCAACTGCACCACCAAGTGCCGCTGCCTGGACTTCAAAAATGAGATCTTCTGCCAGGCGATGGCTTGCGGCCCCTTTGAAGTGTGCGAGCCGAAGACCAAGTTCTTCCAGTGCGTGCCGGTGGAAAGCAGCACCTGCGTGGTGTTTGGAGATCCACATTACCACACCTTCGACGGCTTCCTCTTTCACTTCCAGGGTTCCTGCTCCTACCTCCTTGCCAGGCAGTGCTGGCCAGGCTCCCAGCTGCCCTACTTCAACGTGGAGGCCAAGAACGAGAACCGAGGCGGCTCTTCCGTCTCCTGGCTGAGGGATATTTTTGTGGAGGTCTACTCGCACAAGATCGTCCTCCCCAAGGGCAGCTTTGGGAAAGCAAAG GTGGATGACTTGGTGGTGTCCCTACCCATCTCCCTGGAACTGGGTGCAATAAAAATCTACCAAAGTGGCTTGTCCACAGCCCTGGAGACCGACTTTGGCCTGCTGGTGACCTACGATGGACAACACTATGCCTCTGTCTCAGTTCCGGGCACGTACATCAATGCCACGTGCGGTCTGTGCGGGAATTACAATAAAGACCCCGAGGACGATACCCTCCGCTCAGACGGGAGGTTGGCCGTGTCCGTGCCAGACCTGGGTGAGAGCTGGCGAGTGCCGCACCCCGAGCGAAAATGCTCACCCGGCTGCTTGGATAACTGCAGCCTCTGCGATGCCACCACTGAGTCTCTCTATTTCACCTCTGAATACTGCGGCTTCATCAACAAGAGCGGCGGGCCACTGTGGGAATGCAGCACTGTCATGGACCCCACCGCCTTCATCCACAGCTGTGTCTATGACCTCTGCAGTGCACGGGATAACGGCACCGGCCTGTGCCAAGCCATCCAGGCATACGCTGCAGTGTGCCAGGCCCTGGGCATCTCGGTGGGAGAGTGGCGCGCCCAGATGGGATGCG CGACGGCCGTGCGGTGCCCAGAGCTGAGCCACTACTCGGTGTGCGCCAGCAGCTGCCCCGCCACGTGTTCGGACCTCACGGCCCCGCTGGCCTGCTCCTCCCCGTGCACCGAGGGCTGCGAGTGCAACGAGGGCCACGTCCTCAGCACGGACCGCTGTGTCCCCATCCAGAAGTGTGGCTGTGATGTGGATGGCCGGTATTATGCCATCGGGGAGTCTTTCTGGGCAGTGGCAGACTGCACGGTGGAGTGCGAGTGTGAGGATGGTGGGGAGGCCAGGTGCTTTAACACCACCTGCCCCGAAGGAGAGGTCTGCACCATTGAGAATGGCTACCGGGGCTGCTACCCCAAAAGGGAGAGCCTGTGTTTGGTGGGACAGAACCAGGTGCTGCAGACGTTTGATGGCGTCACCTTTCCCTATCCGGTGGAGCACTCCTATACGCTGCTCAAAACCTGCCCAGAGAGACAGGACTTCATCGAGGTGGACATCAGCCAAAAGAAGCCCGGATCCACTGCCCATGGGCCACGCGTTGTGCGGATCCAGGTGGTTGGCCAAGAGGTGAAGATTGGAGGCGCCAGCCTGTCTGAGATCAAG GTGAATGGTTATGACGTGGAGCTGCCCTATTTCCACCCTTCTGGCAGCCTGGAAATCTACCGTAGCGATAACAGCACCGTGATGGAGTCAGAGGGGCTCCTGGCTATCAGCTATTATGATTCGGGCCTCCTGGAGATCCGCCTCTCCACCGCCTACTTCAATTGCACTGGGGGCCTGTGCGGCTTCTTCAACGGCAATGCCAGCGATGAGTTCTGCCTGCCCAAGGGCAAGTGCACGGACAATCTGGAGCTCTTCCTGGAGAGCTGGACCACGTTCGATGAGATCTGCAACGGGGAGTGCGGGGACCTCCTCAAGGCTTGCAACAACAACTCAGAGCTGCTCAAGTCCTACAGGAGCCGCTCCAACTGTGGCATCATCAACGACCCCACCAATAGCTCCTTCCTGGAGTGTCACGGCGTGGTCAACGTCTCAGCCTACTACAGGACGTGCCTTTTCCGCCTGTGCCAGAGCGGGGGCAACCGGTCAGAGCTGTGTGACTCAGTGGCACGCTACGCTGGCGCCTGCAAGAACGCCGAGGTGGATGTTGGCCAGTGGAGGAGCCACAGTTTTTGCC CTCTCGCCTGCCCGGAGAACAGCCATTTCGAGGAGTGCATGAGCTGCGTGGAGACCTGCGAGATGCTGGCCACAGGTCCTGTCTGCGCGGACACCTGTGCAGAGGGCTGCCAGTGCGATGAGGGCTTCGCCCTCCACGGCACCCGCTGCGTTCCCCGCGGCGAGTGTGGCTGCAACTTCGAGGGGCGCCAGCTGGCCACCAACCAGACCTTTTGGATGGACATTGCCTGCCACTTCCTCTGCTACTGCAACGGCTCTGACAACAGTGTGTACTGCGAGAACGTCTCCTGCAAGGACGATGAGTACTGCCTGGAGGAGAATGGCCTCTACTACTGCCACGTCCGCACCGATGCCTCCTGCATTGTCTCTGGCTATGGACACTACCTGACTTTCGACGGCTACTCTTTCGACTTCCAGAGCAGCTGCGCATTGGTCCTGTGCACCACAATTGCTCGGTCGAGGGCAGAGCGCTCGGACACTTTCCCAGCTTTCACTGTCACAGCCAAGAATGAGGATCGGGACACCTCTCTGGCGCTGTGGGTGAAGCAAGTTGAAGTGGAGGTCTTCAATTACAACATTGTCATCCACCGTGCCTACAAATATACCGTGCTG ATCAATGATGAGCGTCTCTACCTGCCCCTGAAGCTGGGCCAGGGCAAAGTAAACATCTTTGCCTTTGGCTTTCACATCGTGGTTGAAACCGACTTTGGGCTGAAGGTGGTGTACGACTGGAAGACCTTCCTCTCCATCACGATCCCGCGCAGCTTCCAGAACCTGACCTACGGCCTCTGTGGCCGCTACAACGGCAACCCCGAGGACGACCTGGTGGCCGCGGGTGGTGCACCGGCAGCCAGCGTCACTGACTTCATCCAGAGCTGGGCGAAGCAGGATGCCTTCTGCCGTGTGGGCTGTGGCGACCGCTGCCCCGCCTGCGGGAAGGTGGAAGGCTTCTGGAaaccccagcagctctgcagcctcatCCCGAGCCAAAGCGGTGTCTTCGCCAAGTGCCACAGCAAGATCAGCCCTGGCTTCTTCTACAAGAACTGCCTCTTCGACACCTGTGTTGATGGGGGAGCCATGCAAACAgcctgcagctggctgcagaaTTACGCCAGCACGTGCCAAACACAGGGTATTGCCATTACCGGCTGGAGGAACTTCACCTCGTGCT CCGTCAGCTGTCCCCCCAACAGCCACTATGAGAGCTGTGTGTCCCTGTGCCAGCCCCGATGCGCTGCCATCCGGCTGAAGAGTGACTGCAGCCACTACTGTGTGGAGGGATGCCAGTGTGACCCTGGGTACGTCCTCAACGGCAAGAGCTGCATCCTTCCCCACAACTGCGGCTGCTACTCCGATGGCAAATACTATGAG CCCAAGCAGCTCTTCTGGAATGGGGACTGCACCCGCCGGTGCCGCTGCTTCAGGCGCAACCTCATTCAGTGCGACCCACGGCACTGCAAGTCAGACGAGGAGTGTGCCCTGCGCAACGGCATCCGTGGCTGCTTCAGCACCAGGAGCTCCTTCTGCCTTGCGGCGGGTGGCGGTGTCTTCCGCACCTTCGACGGGGCCTTCCTCCGCTTCCCTGCCAACTGCGCCTTCGTCCTCTCCACCATCTGCCAGAAGCTGCCCGACTTCTCCTTCCAGCTCATCATCAACTTTGACAAGTGGTCCTCACCCAACCTCACCATCATCTCCCCTGTGTACTTCTACATCAACGAGGAGCAGATCCTCATCAGTGACAGGAATACCGTCAAG GTGAACGGCAGCCACGTGAACATCCCCTTTGTCACGGGGCTTTCCACAAAGATTTTCAGCCAGGAGGGCTTCCTCGTCATCGACTCCAGCCCTGACATCCAGATCCGCTACAATGGCTTCAACATCATCAAAATCACCATTGGGGAGCGACTGCAGAACAAGGTGTGTGGCCTCTGCGGCAACTTCAACGGTGACCAGACAGATGACTACGCAACGCTGCGGGGGAAGCTGGCAGTCAGCAGCGTGGTGTTGGCACAGAGCTGGAAGACCAACGGCATGCAGAAGAG CTGCAACGAGCTGCAGTACTCACAGTACGCCGCCTCCTGCGACAACGTCCAGATCCAGGAGCTGCAAAGCGACAGCTACTGCCTGAAGCTGACTGACATGAAAGGCTTCTTCCAGCCCTGCTACGGCCTCCTGGACCCCCTACCCTTTTATGAGTCCTGCTTTCTGGATGGCTGCTACAACCACAAGAAGGTCCAGCTCTGCGGCTCGCTGGCTGCCTACGGCGAGGCCTGCCGCACCTTTGGCATCCTGGGCACCGAGTGGATTGAGAAGGAGAATTGCT CAGGAGTGGTGGAAGATCCCTGCGTGGGTGCCGACTGCCCCAACCGCAGCTGCGAGCTGGACAACGGCGGGGAGCTGTGCGGCTGCATCGAGCCCCCGCCCTATGGGAACA CCACCCATGACATCATTGACGCAGAGGTGACCTGCAAAGCCGCCCAAATGGAGGTGTCCATCTCGAAGTGCAAGCTGTTCCAGCTGGGCTTCGAGCGTGAGGGTGTGCGGGTCAATGACCGCCACTGCCCTGGCATCGAAGGGGAGGACTTCATCTCCTTCCAGATCAACAACACCAAGGGCAACTGTGGCAACATGGTGCAG TCGAACAGCACGCATATAGTGTACAAGAACACGGTGTGGATTGAGAGTGCGAACAACACGGGCAACATCATCACCCGGGACCGGACCATCAATGTGGAGTTTTCCTGTGCCTATGAGCTGGACATCAAGATCTCCCTGGATTCAGTTGTGCGGCCGATGCTCAG CGTGATTAACCTGACGGTGCCAACGCAGGAAGGGAGCTTCACGACCAAGATGGCCCTGTACAAGAACTCGTCCTACAAGCACCCCTACCGGCAGGGCGAGGTGGTGCTCACCACCCGGGACGTGCTCTACGTGGGGGTCTTTGTTGTCGGCGCTGATTCCAACCACTTGATCCTGATGCTGAACAAGTGCTATGCCACCCCCTCACGGGACAGCAACGACAAGCTGCGCTACTTCATCATCGAGGGAGG GTGCCAAAACATGAAGGACAACACCATTGGCATAGAGGAGAATGGGGTATCATTGACGTGTCGCTTCCACGTCACTGTCTTCAAGTTCATTGGGGATTATGACGAAGTTCACCTCCACTGCGCCGTCTCACTCTGCGATTCGGAGAAATACTCCTGCAAAATA AACTGCCCTCAACACACAAGGATGGCCAGCGCATTCGCCAAGGAGCCCAAGGAGCAGATCATCTCAGTTGGGCCTATTAGGAGGAAGC GATCAGACTGGTGCGAGGACAACGGAGGCTGCGAGCAGATCTGCACGAGCCAGGCAGATGGACCCCTGTGCAGCTGCGTGACAGGGACGCTGCAACGGGACGGCAAGAGCTGCAGGG CCTCCAGCTCTTCAGGGGAGCACCGTGCCCGAGCGACCCTTCTGGTGGTGGCCCAGCTGTGGCTGTGGCTATGCACAGCTCCGCGGGACCTGACCTCGTAG